A single region of the Micropterus dolomieu isolate WLL.071019.BEF.003 ecotype Adirondacks linkage group LG18, ASM2129224v1, whole genome shotgun sequence genome encodes:
- the fkbp5 gene encoding peptidyl-prolyl cis-trans isomerase FKBP5 isoform X1, with the protein MTTDQDLPMDGPSATAVFAAKGIDVTPDKDQGVIKVVKRQGLDGDRPMIGDRVTVHYTGKLLTGKKFDCSRDRKEPFCFNVGKGQVLKAWDIGVLSMQRGEVCTFLCKPEYAYGSSGNPDKIPPSSSVVFEMELLKFEGEMLTDDGGILRRIKVKGDGYSNPNDGATVDVHLEGSCGGRLFDCRDVSFIVGEAEDKGIPRGVDQAMDKMQKGECCVLYLKPKYGFGSEGKQEYKIGPDKDIIYEVTLKDFQRAKESWEMDLKEKLDLAPGVKHKGNQYFKTGRYYQAVTQYQRLVVWLEMECGNGVEQQKRIQDFILTSHLNLALCFLRIKEFTQVVENCNKAIELEENNEKALYRRGLARLLRNEFSLAMADFQQVLQVNHSNRAARAQISNCQRKIKEHHEQDKKTYANMFQKFAEWDAKIGKTKRRRDESVRSGMNGEVGIKRRRRSRDYPS; encoded by the exons ATGACCACTGATCAGGATCTGCCCATGGATGGCCCGTCAGCCACAGCTGTGTTTGCTGCAAAGGGTATTGATGTAACACCTGATAAAGACCAAGGAGTTATCAAG GTTGTGAAGCGTCAGGGGCTAGATGGAGACAGGCCAATGATTGGGGACAGAGTGACCGTCCACTACACTGGGAAGCTACTCACTGGGAAAAAGTTTGACTGTAGTCGAGATCGCAAAGAACCCTTCTGCTTCAATGTGGGCAAGG GACAAGTCCTCAAGGCTTGGGATATTGGTGTGTTGTCCATGCAACGGGGTGAGGTGTGCACGTTTCTGTGTAAGCCAGAGTATGCTTATGGATCTTCCGGAAATCCTGACAAAATTCCTCCCAGCTCTTCAGTAGTGTTTGAG ATGGAGCTACTCAAGTTTGAAGGAGAGATGCTGACAGACGATGGTGGTATCTTAAGAAGAATAAAGGTCAAAGGGGACGGTTACAGTAATCCCAACGATGGAGCAACTGTTGACg TGCACCTGGAGGGAAGCTGTGGTGGTCGACTGTTTGACTGCAGGGATGTCAGCTTTATTGTTGGTGAGGCTGAAGATAAAGGGATTCCTCGTGGAGTGGACCAAGCCATGGACAAGATGCAGAAAGGAGAGTGCTgtgtactttacttaaaaccaaa GTATGGCTTTGGAAGTGAAGGTAAACAAGAGTACAAAATTGGGCCAGACAAAGACATCATATACGAAGTTACCCTCAAAGACTTTCAAAGG GCTAAAGAATCCTGGGAAatggatttaaaagaaaagctgGATTTGGCTCCTGGGGTTAAGCATAAAGGGAATCAGTATTTTAAG ACAGGACGGTACTACCAGGCTGTCACCCAGTACCAGCGCCTCGTTGTCTGGCTAGAAATGGAGTGTGGCAATGGGGTAGAGCAGCAGAAGAGGATACAGGACTTTATTTTGACATCACACCTCAATTTAGCGTTGTGTTTCCTGCGGATAAAAGAGTTCACACAAGTAGTAGAGAATTGCAACAAG gcGATTGAGCTCGAAGAGAACAATGAGAAGGCTTTGTATCGCCGCGGGCTGGCCCGTCTCCTTCGTAACGAGTTCAGCTTGGCCATGGCAGACTTTCAGCAAGTGCTGCAAGTCAACCACTCAAATCGAGCAGCTCGTGCTCAGATTTCCAACTGCCAGAGGAAGATTAAGGAACATCATGAACAGGACAAGAAGACCTACGCCAACATGTTCCAGAAATTTGCAGAATGGGATGCCAAG ATTGGGAAGACAAAGAGGAGACGGGATGAAAGCGTGAGGAGTGGCATGAATGGAGAAGTGGGCATTAAACGACGCCGGAGGAGTCGGGACTATCCATCATAA
- the fkbp5 gene encoding peptidyl-prolyl cis-trans isomerase FKBP5 isoform X2, with translation MTTDQDLPMDGPSATAVFAAKGIDVTPDKDQGVIKVVKRQGLDGDRPMIGDRVTVHYTGKLLTGKKFDCSRDRKEPFCFNVGKGQVLKAWDIGVLSMQRGEVCTFLCKPEYAYGSSGNPDKIPPSSSVVFEMELLKFEGEMLTDDGGILRRIKVKGDGYSNPNDGATVDVHLEGSCGGRLFDCRDVSFIVGEAEDKGIPRGVDQAMDKMQKGECCVLYLKPKYGFGSEGKQEYKIGPDKDIIYEVTLKDFQRAKESWEMDLKEKLDLAPGVKHKGNQYFKTGRYYQAVTQYQRLVVWLEMECGNGVEQQKRIQDFILTSHLNLALCFLRIKEFTQVVENCNKAIELEENNEKALYRRGLARLLRNEFSLAMADFQQVLQVNHSNRAARAQISNCQRKIKEHHEQDKKTYANMFQKFAEWDAKIFSCSTRRHILTKFQLNNFMDHGTCSL, from the exons ATGACCACTGATCAGGATCTGCCCATGGATGGCCCGTCAGCCACAGCTGTGTTTGCTGCAAAGGGTATTGATGTAACACCTGATAAAGACCAAGGAGTTATCAAG GTTGTGAAGCGTCAGGGGCTAGATGGAGACAGGCCAATGATTGGGGACAGAGTGACCGTCCACTACACTGGGAAGCTACTCACTGGGAAAAAGTTTGACTGTAGTCGAGATCGCAAAGAACCCTTCTGCTTCAATGTGGGCAAGG GACAAGTCCTCAAGGCTTGGGATATTGGTGTGTTGTCCATGCAACGGGGTGAGGTGTGCACGTTTCTGTGTAAGCCAGAGTATGCTTATGGATCTTCCGGAAATCCTGACAAAATTCCTCCCAGCTCTTCAGTAGTGTTTGAG ATGGAGCTACTCAAGTTTGAAGGAGAGATGCTGACAGACGATGGTGGTATCTTAAGAAGAATAAAGGTCAAAGGGGACGGTTACAGTAATCCCAACGATGGAGCAACTGTTGACg TGCACCTGGAGGGAAGCTGTGGTGGTCGACTGTTTGACTGCAGGGATGTCAGCTTTATTGTTGGTGAGGCTGAAGATAAAGGGATTCCTCGTGGAGTGGACCAAGCCATGGACAAGATGCAGAAAGGAGAGTGCTgtgtactttacttaaaaccaaa GTATGGCTTTGGAAGTGAAGGTAAACAAGAGTACAAAATTGGGCCAGACAAAGACATCATATACGAAGTTACCCTCAAAGACTTTCAAAGG GCTAAAGAATCCTGGGAAatggatttaaaagaaaagctgGATTTGGCTCCTGGGGTTAAGCATAAAGGGAATCAGTATTTTAAG ACAGGACGGTACTACCAGGCTGTCACCCAGTACCAGCGCCTCGTTGTCTGGCTAGAAATGGAGTGTGGCAATGGGGTAGAGCAGCAGAAGAGGATACAGGACTTTATTTTGACATCACACCTCAATTTAGCGTTGTGTTTCCTGCGGATAAAAGAGTTCACACAAGTAGTAGAGAATTGCAACAAG gcGATTGAGCTCGAAGAGAACAATGAGAAGGCTTTGTATCGCCGCGGGCTGGCCCGTCTCCTTCGTAACGAGTTCAGCTTGGCCATGGCAGACTTTCAGCAAGTGCTGCAAGTCAACCACTCAAATCGAGCAGCTCGTGCTCAGATTTCCAACTGCCAGAGGAAGATTAAGGAACATCATGAACAGGACAAGAAGACCTACGCCAACATGTTCCAGAAATTTGCAGAATGGGATGCCAAG ATTTTCAGTTGTTCTACAAGGAGGCACATTCTTACCAAATTTCAACTGAACAATTTCATGGATCATGGGACATGCAGTCTATGA